DNA sequence from the Centropristis striata isolate RG_2023a ecotype Rhode Island chromosome 17, C.striata_1.0, whole genome shotgun sequence genome:
TGCCAGCACTTGTGAGCTTGCTTATAATCTGTTTCGATATTCAGCAGTGACTGCATTTGTGTATCTGCTGTATCTCTGCAGGACTGCTTGCCTTGCTGTTGATGCTGTTGGAGTGGACTCGACCAGGCCTTCTGTCCCCTCTGAGGCCAATCTGTGACCTGAGGGTCTTGGACCATATCATCAAGGAAGCACGAGACGCAGAAGTCGCTATGGTGAGAGGAAAATGTATGCAGGCACTTAGATCTAAGGATTGCTGCGGAGATATTGTGTCCTGGAATCACCCCATACTGAATGTTTATGCAACATTAGATAAAAGTACCCCCAGCATCAATGTTATTCCTTTCTTGTTTTCTTAGCAGTCATGCAGAGAAGGATGCAGCCTGTCGGAGTCCGTCACTGTTCCCCAAACCAAAGTCGACTTTGAtgtctgggagaaaaaaaatgtaagttaccaCTGAGACCAGCAAAATGTTCAAACAGCTGACTACAGATTTTATTAGCAGTATTGTAGAAGCTCATAAAAATGTGctgctttttttaattgttttacaaCAAACACCCTCTTAGAATCACACTTATTGTGTATTTCTAGATTTCTTTTTATGTGCTTTAGGTTTTTTGGGGACCTGTAACTCCAGTTAATTTCCAATGGGAGAGCTGATTGCCTGCTTCCTTTGTTCCGTATTGTTTCCATAATGAGTCTCTTAAACTATtgccctctttctttttttggcaaggGACTGGAGCAAGCCCAGGAGGTGCAGTCTGGCTTATGGCTCTTACAACAGGCCCTCAGCTTGTTACGGACCTCTGTCACCAACACAGCAATGCACAGCCACATAGATAACTCCGTCACAAACCTACTCAGCATTAATGCTGTGCTGCGTAGCCTCAACATCCAGGTGAGTTACAGTAGTTTCAGAGGTGAGCAttcaaaaacagcagcagctaaatgtacatttacgGGGAGCctttataatgtaataatatgaaAAGAGCCTATTTGTGACTTTAAAAAGGTTGTATTTCTACCTCTGTTAAGTACCCAACACAGGTCTAGATTTCTCAAAATGTTGGTTCCTTTCTTGTCGCTGGCTGTAAATGGGCATCAAATGACTACCATTTTATGTATTCATGAAGTTAACGCTTGAAGAAAACTTGTATGTTGAAACAAGGTAATTACACCcaatgtgatttttgttttctatttaagATATCTTGGAACTcaagttgtagtcttgtaatgAAATAATGGTGTTCTCTCCGGTAATAGAGAAACTGAGGGATGTCATGGGACATTAGTGTAACCGTAAGGCTTTCGTAACAAGGCTGTGGGCACTAAAGCTGCTGTACAAACGTATTCTTAGATTGTGAGTATTGGCAAGCCTTTCAAATGATTCAGGTCGGTGGAGACATGGTGGATAACCAAACTAAAGATGAATGAGCAGCCTGTGTCCAGGATCAAGGGTCACtatgataaaatgttaattatcaGGAACGGTTAACAGGGCTCTTACACATAAAAACCAAGacaaatattgaataaaaataatgtaaatgtttaGAAAGATTATGTATTTAACTTGTCGATACCAAGACAAGGCAGATGGGATTGATATAGTGAGATTGTGTGAGATTTTACAAGACAAAGGAAATGCCATGAAGCTTTTCTTTCAGATGCAGGTCTACTCTTACAGAGGGAAATATATGGTGTTGTAGCACAGGCTTTTGAGATCTGATTGGAtctggagaaaacacaaaaaaaagatcaaatttcCAACATTAGGATAAGAGCAACATGTTGCTTTGTATTGTCTTTCAGGAATTTACCCCACCAGCAAGTGCAGCGGGGCTTGAAGGAACATGGAGGGTGTCCTCTGCAACAGATTTGCTTCAGGTCCATGTCAACTTCCTGCGAGGCAAAGTACGCCTTCTTCTATCGGATGCACGGCCTTGTCAGCAAGATATCAGCTGATCAGCTGATCTCTTTACTCCAGGAGAAGCTAATATGTGTTTCCGAAGGCAAGAGGAGGATATTGACACTGTAGACCTGCACGCTGGCTACTGGAAACAGTGTGGAGAGGCAGAACCATGTGGCCATCGTCACATCCTcacagaggaggaagatgaaagAAGAGGACAGTCCCAGCTAGGCCTTGGGTGGACAGGAGATGATTGCACCTTGGAATGTATGTGTGAAACATGGACACAGTGAAGCACACACTGACCAAAATGAGGCCTGTGGGAAGCACTGCTCCAATAGCTGTTCTACTGGCGCTCTCttgcactttgtgtgtgtgtgtgtgtgtgtgtgtgtgtacttttgtgtatgtgtgtggaaaGACTGCAAGTTTACGTAGTGTGTAAGTGTGTCTGGTTCCACAGAGTCTGACCCCTACAGTCACCTCTTTAGAGTGAATTGTGGagtgaaacacacagaaaatattGATTGCACCTGGAAATTGGGGACTGTGAGGTTGCAACAAGGCATCCATTTCCAAATACTACTGCAAAAAGGCAAAAGAAGAATAAGGCCTCACCCCACAAGCCTTTAACAGTTTTCAACTATGCCTTAGTTGAATTACTCTTCtctcttggtttttttttttttcaattaatatttttatatatttgtaaaagTTGTGCAATTTCTATTTATACAGATTTTCTACTTTCAAGCTCCagtctttgtattttttagtgTCAGATTTTTTTAGTTGAGCTCTTGTTGCCATGTTCTTGCTCTTATTTAACACTGAACACAATTACAGAGCTGTTTGCTGACATCATTTGCAATGGCACGCTGCTGTCTTCATTTTTATAAAGATTGTGTGTATTCAACGAGCTGTTAGTTTCACATCGCTTGTTCCTTCCAACTAACAGAGCAAAGGACTAAAACGTTGAAGCAGAGATTCAGTCATAGAGAACGAGGGAGTAAAAGGTCAGTGGAGGTGGTTGGAGGGTTACATGAGAACTGTGAAGCTGTTTTGTCATTATCTATGTTTTTGTTGCAGCCTAACCAACACTCAGCCAGTCTCTACACACTGATAGCCAGACTGCACGGAAAAATGCTGTTTGGCTTCTACAATTAACATCCTGTGAGGCTGAAATTGCTAATAGATTTCCAGAATCTGACGTTAACGCTGTTTCTTCCCTCGTCATCAAACAGCAGGCAGGAAATTAGTAAGTCCTGGGAACTTCATGTTTTCTATAAAATGAATCCTCGGCTCGTTCAGACCGCTTAAGTGTTCTTCCTTGTTTTTTTccgtatttttaaatgttgttgttcaaGTGCAAGATGTTTTTAAGGATGTTTGTACATGTTTTCTTTCCTGTTATTTTGTCTCATCACTGTATAATTTgctatttaaatacaaaatattattcTTGGATAAAGAAAGGATAGATGGAAACACAACAAGGGGAAGTTTATCCATTTCATTATCTTCGTCTTGTTCAGGTCAACAGTTAACAGCTGCTGAGTACAAACTGCTATAACAGAAACTTACTGGTCTTAAATGAGGGGCATTCACTCAATTTGATCCAATTTTATTGCCCATGATGTAGGAATTAATATAAGTGGAGTTAAAGATACATTACAgtcaattatatttatttattttttctcaagaAATCAAACAGACTTCCTCAATACTGTCTACCACATATTCATCTTGAACATGAACGCCAGCAACTCAATCTGAAACCAAATTTAAATAGACTACTGACATCTAGTGGACATTTACTACAACAACACCTGCTTGAAACGTAAACAAAGGATTCCTCAGTTTTTCTTAGTATTTGtatctttaaaaacacaagacaTAAAAATGTCAACACTTGCAAAGACCCTTAGCTGGGCCTTTAAATCAAAGACACTTGTACATTCAACTTGGCACAGccatttctaaaaataaattatactgAGGTTTCACCTGGCAAACACCACTCAACACATGCAAAGTGAACAACACTATCTTAATACATTTAGTCAGCTAAGGTTGTCCCAATTTGAGTATTCCAACATGGTTTACTGATGAGTCAATACACTGTATGTTGTCTGCTCCACTTTTCAGTCCTTTGCTGTCATAATAGATCTCCACACACACTGTCCCACCAGACAACAATGTTTTACCTGTCTACTGGCTTATGATGGAACCAAAAAGACTCCTGGAGAACCTCTGCCTGACACACTTCTCTACAGGTCACTGAGGGTCAGGGTAGAAAACCTTGATATGAATGGCTGAGTTGTTGCGTGTACGTGTCATGGGCTCCCCAGCCTCATCAGGATCTTCAGGCTCCAGGTCGTCCACCAGCTCCACTGTGGAGGTATTGGCAGCCAGCTGCAGCGCCCCCTGGCTGCTGGCCTGCAGCTGGAGGGCGATGTTAATAGCCCTGTTGATGGCCAGTCCCAGGCCGTGGACACAGATCTCCCTGTGACCCCCACCTTCCAGCAGCTTCTGGCAGCGTGCCAGCTGAGCACGGAAATCAGTCTTCATGTTGACGTAGACGTCGTTCCGTCTCTTTGGGAGTTTCCGGGGGAGGCGCTTCCTAAGGGTGTACTCCACTGGGTCCATCTCTACAGCTGGAGAGGTGGAGTCAGTGTGCACAGGGGCTGTCTGAGGGAGAGAGGACATCCCTGGGTTGTGTGGCTCTGTCATGTTTCTCAGTGGATATATGAGCTCAGGCAGAAGCTGGGGCAGAATGAGgaaggtgagaaaaaaaagttaggaGAAGGAGTTGATGAAATGTCATCataatacttttaattgtcttaATCTTATTATTATGTTctaaagtaattaatctaaaAGCAAATAATTCCCTTCAGGATTTCCCAAAGCACTTTTGAAAATAACTTCCAGCCCAAGCTGTCCAAATCAAATACAAGATACTTAAGTTCTAAGTATGagaattgttttttgttgcatttttgcaaataaataaataaataaataaataaataaaaagttaacaGATTATAATACAGGAGAGATACTGAAtaatttccattaaaaaaaaatcaacaacagtTCTGGCTGATAAAAGTAATTCTTCTGACATTAATACAGTGAAACTGCAATTCTAAGCCGATCAATTTATCAGCAGAAATGGAGTATGATTTTGAGGATAAATAATTAACTGATAAATGGTGAACATTTCCTAATTACAGCTTCTTCATTGTAAACTGAATTTCTCTGGGTTTTGCACTGAAACTTGGCCAAATCAAGACACTTGGTGACGTCACATTGGGCTTTAAGAAATGGTAAAGAGGATTGTTTTAATTAACGAAacgtttataataataaaaatcagcaGATAAAATGATTGAAATAACATTTCGCAAGGCCTATACTAATACCTATACATCAAAACACCATACTTTAACATAACTAGTGGAATTGACTGTGGATTAGTTACTATAGGACATTagcagtttgatgatgatataccaagtaaaactggagacaaggtcaaatatattctgtataaaattatagaactggatgtaacccttttatatgttatatttgcaagctgtgttcacatttgcaacatttacatttttttattgagcatgatagtgttttgaaagtaaaaaaagattaaaaattacattttatgttggactaagggaccaaaaaaaagacacaaaatgaccaaaaaagacacaaaatgactaaatcagaggcagaaaattaccaaaaaaagacacaaaatgcctaaatcagaggcagaaaattaccaaaaaaagacacaaaatgcctaaatcagaggcagaaaattaccaaaaaaatacacaaaatgcctaaatcagaggcagaaaattaccaaaaaaagacacaaaatgcctaaatcagaggcagaaaattaccaaaaaaagacacaaaatgactagcctggctaacaccagaccaaatctcattggagattaggtctggacaccttcaatgcatttctccgtagaggaggtgtggtttacgatcctccggagccgtttattggacacttagaatgtctatcaaagcgtctgtaggtagctcttagccaatcagatcagttataccagatgacgtagtagagcaacagagatggatgtttgttgtgtgtgtgtctgtgagagagtgttgctgctgctttgcttctccagttctcgctttctgcaagattatttattttcacgctttattccccctcatgtcattcagccacacacatccactgattttatgggcaataaacaagctgctgcgggtctctgggggctccgctgtcccccgattcggagcgagatcaccggcggtgaccggcggtctcaccggctcggcgcaacgagccgcagaaaccgcccgtgcggcgctaatagccccgctaccggtgatctcgctacgagccgggggacagcggagctgccgagagacctttcgcctttcaactttcgctctaaactatttaaaacaccatctacagctaaagagagtttcgcgtccgcagcagccatgttggatccggaaagcttccaagtgccgagtagtacgcgtcatcgtctcaccgtccctccccgctctgtgattggatccctaaaacagggctaagataatcgcctcgtttccagactgcctggaggttcgaaatcaaattcgagcgcgcaaggcagtctgggtatacccaggctacaaaatgactaaatcagaggcagaaaattaccaaaaaaagacacaaaatgactaaatcagaggcagaaaattaccaaaaaaagacacaaaatgactaaatcagagatagaaaattaccaaaaaaagacacggaaaACATCAGACGCTGTTTTTTGCCTCGTATCCAGCAGCAGGTTGCGTCTTATGTGCGACACGTGTCGCATGTATTTCAGGAATCATAAAATGTTTGTACGAAGCTAAATCAGCCTTTAAATATCTTATACATGCGCTATGTGGCTGAATATCGGAGTAACGTGCTGAGGTCACAGGCGGGGAAGCTAACGCTACCGAGCAGTGGGTCAGCTAAGCTAGTTAGCCATGTCATTTACCGTGACACGTGACAATACTTAATAATTCATCCATATGATAAGCACACCTACCTTCAGACGACCGGTTCAAGTGAGAAAACGTGCCTTATCGCGTCGCTACCGTCTGGGTCATATTCATTTCCAGAACAGCAGCATTAGCTCTAAACTAACTagctgtttattttcttctgtgtgACCCGGAAGTAgtatctccctccctctccctcattCTACAGAAACAGCTGTCACACtagaaaaaaggggggaaaagctgggtttatttgtatgtatacTACTAGATATTTACTATGGTTACTACAACTCCTACAAGCCACTACTAATAAGAACAATATATTATGGTGACCATAAAAAGCAACATACATTTGCAAAGCTTTAAAACACTGCCTGTTAATGGCATGACTAGGCCTATGGTCTTTTTATACACCtgtgattttaatttttaaaaaggtgactGACCCAGAACCCAATTAAAAATTaggcagatttattttttactccttATTGCTCTTGAACTATGGTATTCctaatttttattaattaattaatttttattttgaatgagtTCCTTGAAAAGTCATAATCATTTCAAAACAGCCAATCCTCTGTTGGCACTTTTAAATGTATGAAATAAATCCAGTCGGTATTTTCTGTTCATTCACAGCACATTCTTTCTTTGTTATGTTGCTCACTTAGATGACATtactttattaaaatgtgtgctTGTGTAGCCTATGTGAAACAACTGGCAAATAGTTGCTGTTATTAATAGAATAGCAATGGGAAAATGTAACCGTGAATTTATAAAGAATAGGCCTATGGAACTTTTTATACgcctttaattttaattttttaaaaggtgACTGAAATGCAGATCTCGTTCTGCATTACATAATAATTACTTAAAGGCAAATTGTGTacctacaaagccctcaatAACCCTACAGACCTCCTCTAGCGTCCCTCCCCACTCGCCACCTCAGATCATCagacccccatcaccaggaccaagcactcCACTGTGGGGGACAGAGGACGCTGCTGCCCCAAtcctctggaactccctccctcCGAACATCTGCAACTCActccattcatttaaaaatcaacTAAAACCTAACCTGAACTGTCAAAAACTCtaaattctgtatttttgtggATTTTATGTACATTGACTTTTTACTCCTTATTGGTCTTGAACCAGGGAACTCTGAATCTACAGTATGAACATGTGTTTCTACCTCAAAGTGTCAGtatgtgtgtgggttttttttgtttttgtttattcaaaATGTCAGCTTTCTCCCAAGGGCCCGAAGGTGGCT
Encoded proteins:
- the epoa gene encoding erythropoietin isoform X3, whose product is MEFPRLLALLLMLLEWTRPGLLSPLRPICDLRVLDHIIKEARDAEVAMQSCREGCSLSESVTVPQTKVDFDVWEKKNGLEQAQEVQSGLWLLQQALSLLRTSVTNTAMHSHIDNSVTNLLSINAVLRSLNIQEFTPPASAAGLEGTWRVSSATDLLQVHVNFLRGKVRLLLSDARPCQQDIS
- the epoa gene encoding erythropoietin isoform X4 → MLLEWTRPGLLSPLRPICDLRVLDHIIKEARDAEVAMQSCREGCSLSESVTVPQTKVDFDVWEKKNGLEQAQEVQSGLWLLQQALSLLRTSVTNTAMHSHIDNSVTNLLSINAVLRSLNIQEFTPPASAAGLEGTWRVSSATDLLQVHVNFLRGKVRLLLSDARPCQQDIS
- the epoa gene encoding erythropoietin isoform X2; protein product: MLQKTGRGLLALLLMLLEWTRPGLLSPLRPICDLRVLDHIIKEARDAEVAMSCREGCSLSESVTVPQTKVDFDVWEKKNGLEQAQEVQSGLWLLQQALSLLRTSVTNTAMHSHIDNSVTNLLSINAVLRSLNIQEFTPPASAAGLEGTWRVSSATDLLQVHVNFLRGKVRLLLSDARPCQQDIS
- the epoa gene encoding erythropoietin isoform X1, which gives rise to MLQKTGRGLLALLLMLLEWTRPGLLSPLRPICDLRVLDHIIKEARDAEVAMQSCREGCSLSESVTVPQTKVDFDVWEKKNGLEQAQEVQSGLWLLQQALSLLRTSVTNTAMHSHIDNSVTNLLSINAVLRSLNIQEFTPPASAAGLEGTWRVSSATDLLQVHVNFLRGKVRLLLSDARPCQQDIS
- the pop7 gene encoding ribonuclease P protein subunit p20, which codes for MTEPHNPGMSSLPQTAPVHTDSTSPAVEMDPVEYTLRKRLPRKLPKRRNDVYVNMKTDFRAQLARCQKLLEGGGHREICVHGLGLAINRAINIALQLQASSQGALQLAANTSTVELVDDLEPEDPDEAGEPMTRTRNNSAIHIKVFYPDPQ